TCTCTCAAGTGCCTTTCTAGCACTCTCCCTATGGCATCAGCACACGAGAGAACCATCGAGCCCTCGTACCACAGGGGAGACGGACACCTTATTCCTTTGAGCTGTCTCACGATCGTAATGGGGTCAATTCCCGAACGAAGAGCAAGGGACACGAGCCGGCCTGTTGCCTCTATCTGTGATGCGGCGCAGCCGCCTGACTTTCCCATTTGTGCGAAAACCTCGCAGAGCCCCTCGCTATCCTCATTTATCGTCACATAGAGATTTCCGCAGCCGGTGCCCATTCGCTCTGTCCTGCCTCTTGTAACAGCTGGCCGTTCTCTCGGGATTATGCCGGTCTTCCCTTCTGCCTTTTCCTTCTTCCCGAATTTGAGAACCTGGGTTTTCCTTGAACCGTCCCGGTAGATCGTTATTCCCTTCAGGCCTTCCTGATGGGCGAGGAGAAAAACCTTCCTAACATCATCAGCAGTTGCACTGTTCGAGAAATTCACTGTCTTCGATACGGCGTTGTCCGTGTACTTCTGGAACGCGGCCTGCATCTTCACGTGCCACTCGGGAGTAAGATCGTGCGCCGTGACAAAGGTCCTCTCCACCCATTTCGGCACCTGGCTGATGCCCCTCACCGTGCCTCTTTCTGCAATCTCTTCCATGAGCGGCCTGGAATAGAAACCTTCTTCTTTGGCAATCTGTTCAAATTCCGGGTGAACTTCCACAAGTTTCTCATTGTCCATGATGTTTCTGACATACGTGATTGCATAAAGCGGCTCAATTCCGCTTGAGCATCCGGCAATTATTGAGAGGCTGCCTGTCGGTGCTATCGTGGTCAGGGTCGCATTTCGCAGATGCAGACCTTTGGATGCGTAGATACTTTGGTCAAAGTTCGGAAAGACTCCCCTATCGAGTGCGATCCCTTTTGAGGCCTCTCTCGCCTCATCACCTATGAACTTCATTACCGCGGCTGCTATCTCAAACGCCTCTTCAGAGTCATAAGGCACCCGAAGCTGAATCAGCATGTCGGCAAAACCCATGACCCCGAGGCCGATTTTCCTGGTCCCGCGCGTCATGCGTGCAATCTTTTCGAGCGGGTAGGAATTGACATCAATAACATTGTCAAGGAAATGGACTGCGCTTCTCACGGTCCGTCCGAGTTTCTCGTAGTCAATCTCGAAGCCGTCTCCCCCTCGCTTCAGCATAATCGAAAGGTTGACTGATCCGAGATTGCAGGCTTCGTATGGAAGAAGCGGTGCCTCACCACACGGATTTGTGCTTTCGATTTGTCCAAGTGAAGGAGTCGGGTTATCTCTGTTTATCCGGTCAAGGAAGATGAGACCCGGTTCGCCGTTTAACCATGCCTGGTGAACGAGAAGATCGAACACTGCCTTTGCGTTCAGCTTCTTGACCGGCTCACCGGTTGACGGATTCACCAGCTCATATTCCTTGTTCTCCTTGACCGCTTCCATGAATTCTCCGGTGACACCAACCGATATGTTGAAGTTCGAAAGAGAATCGTTGTCGGTCTTGCATGTTATGAAATCAAGCACATCTGGGTGATCGATATTGAGGATTCCCATGTTGGCCCCGCGCCGCGTTCCCCCCTGCTTCACCACATCAGTAGCTGAATTGAAGACCCGCATGAACGAAATCGGACCACTCGCGGCGCCGCCAGTGGAGAGTACCCTGTCGTCTTTCGGTCTGATGCGATTGAACGAGAATCCGGTGCCTCCGCCGCTCTTATGAATGAGGGCAGTATCCTTTATTGCCTCGAAGATTGAGTCCATCGAATCATCAACAGGAAGAACAAAGCAGGCTGAAAGCTGTTGAAGCTCTCTACCGGCATTCATGAGTGTGGGCGAATTCGGAAGGAAGGAAAGCGAAGCCATGAGAGAGTAGAACTCATGAACTCTCTCCGTCATGTCCGCATCCGGATGATAGATTAGATCTGCCCCTGCAACATTTCTCGCAACCCGGAGAAACATCTCTTCGGGTGTCTCAATCGACTTCCCGTCCCTGTCCTTCTTGAGATATCTCCTCTCCAAAACACGGAGAGCATTCGGTGTCAGCGGAGATTTCTCTTCAACAACAATCGATGCGGGAATCTCTCCAGAAATTGTGGGTTTCTTCTGTTCGCTATCCACTGGGCCCTCTGGGCATCTTGCCGATTTGCGAGGTTTGTTCCTTATTCCGAGAGTTTGTCCAAGGTTCTCTGCAAGAA
The window above is part of the Candidatus Eisenbacteria bacterium genome. Proteins encoded here:
- a CDS encoding vitamin B12-dependent ribonucleotide reductase; amino-acid sequence: MTPNALRVLERRYLKKDRDGKSIETPEEMFLRVARNVAGADLIYHPDADMTERVHEFYSLMASLSFLPNSPTLMNAGRELQQLSACFVLPVDDSMDSIFEAIKDTALIHKSGGGTGFSFNRIRPKDDRVLSTGGAASGPISFMRVFNSATDVVKQGGTRRGANMGILNIDHPDVLDFITCKTDNDSLSNFNISVGVTGEFMEAVKENKEYELVNPSTGEPVKKLNAKAVFDLLVHQAWLNGEPGLIFLDRINRDNPTPSLGQIESTNPCGEAPLLPYEACNLGSVNLSIMLKRGGDGFEIDYEKLGRTVRSAVHFLDNVIDVNSYPLEKIARMTRGTRKIGLGVMGFADMLIQLRVPYDSEEAFEIAAAVMKFIGDEAREASKGIALDRGVFPNFDQSIYASKGLHLRNATLTTIAPTGSLSIIAGCSSGIEPLYAITYVRNIMDNEKLVEVHPEFEQIAKEEGFYSRPLMEEIAERGTVRGISQVPKWVERTFVTAHDLTPEWHVKMQAAFQKYTDNAVSKTVNFSNSATADDVRKVFLLAHQEGLKGITIYRDGSRKTQVLKFGKKEKAEGKTGIIPRERPAVTRGRTERMGTGCGNLYVTINEDSEGLCEVFAQMGKSGGCAASQIEATGRLVSLALRSGIDPITIVRQLKGIRCPSPLWYEGSMVLSCADAIGRVLERHLREKTAGGIQDKPGEASKSMSPPASPGREWLLTGCPECGGSIDFVEGCIVCRSCGFSRCG